Genomic DNA from Azospirillum brasilense:
TGGGCAAGGAGTCCGAGGGCAAGCTGGTCTATTTCATGACCGTGGACGAGGCGCGCTTCCGCCGCCCGGTCACGCCCGGCGACACCATCCACATCCATGTGAGCAAGCAGCGCCAGCGCGCCAACGTGTGGAAGTTCAAGGGCGAGGCCAAGGTCAACGGTGTCCTGGTCGCCGAAGCCGTCTATTCCGCCATGATCCTGGACGAGAAATGAGCGTTTCCATTCACCCGACGGCGGTCGTCGATCCGGCCGCCAGGCTGGGCGAAGACGTTTCCATCGGTCCCTTCTGTGTGGTCGGGCCGGATGTCCAACTCGGCGACCGCGTGCGGCTGACCTCCCACGTGGTGGTCGAGGGCCGCACGCGCATCGGCGAGGACTCGGTCATCTACCCCTTTGCGTCCATCGGCCATCGCCCGCAGGATCTGAAGTTCAAGGGCGAGCCGTCCGAACTGATCATCGGACGCAACAACCAGATCCGCGAGCACGTCACCATGAGCCCCGGCACCGAGGGCGGCGGCATGGTCACGCGGGTCGGCGACAACGGCCTGTTCATGGTCGGCGTCCACGTCGCCCACGACTGCATCGTCGGCAACAACGCGGTTCTGGCGAACAACGCCACGTTGGCCGGCCATGTGGAACTCGGCGATTTCGTGACCATCGGTGGTCTGTCGGCGGTCCGCCAGTTCGTCCGCATCGGCTCGCACGCCATGATCGGCGGCATGTCCGGCGTGGAGAAGGACGTGATCCCCTACGGCCTCGTCATGGGCGACCGCGCCCGTCTGGCCGGCCTGAACCTCGTCGGGCTGGAGCGCCGCGGCTTCCAGAAGGACGAGATCCACGCCCTGCGCGCCGCCTACCGCCTGCTGTTCGGCAACGAGGGCACCTTCGCCGAGCGCATGGACGAGGTCGGGCGCGACATGGGGCAGCAGACGCTGGTCGCCGACGTGCTGACCTTCGCGCGCGCCTCGCGGTCGCTCTGCCAGCCGCGCGAGGGCTGAGGAGCGGTCGCGCTCCGTCTTCTTTACGTTCTGTCTCTGGGAGAGTCCCGGCCATGTCGCAGCCTCTTCCCAAGCTCGGCATCCTGGCGGGCGGCGGCACCTTGCCGGCCCGCATCGCCGCCGCGGTGCGCGGCCAGGGGCGCGAGGTCTTCGTCGTCGCCTTCGACGGCCATACCGACCCCGCCACCGTCGACGGCCTTCCCCATCTGTGGAGCCGCTTCGGCGCCGCCGGCAGCATCATCGACCGGCTGAAGAAGGAAAAGGTCGCGGAGCTGGTCTTTGCCGGACCGGTGCGGCGGCCATCCTTCACCGAGCTTCTTCCCGACTGGTACACCACCAAGTTCCTCGCCAAGGTCGGCACCCGCGCGCTCGGCGACGATGGGCTGCTGCGCTCGGTCGCGCGCGAACTCGAAGGGGAGGGGTTCCGCGTCGTCGGTCTGCACGACCTGCTGGGCGAGCTTCTGACCCCGGCCGGGCCGGTGGGCCGCTTGCGGCCGGACGGCGAGGCGGAGCGCGACATCGCCCGCGCCGTCGAGGTCGCCCGCACGCTCGGCGCCCTGGACGTCGGGCAGGGCGCGGTGGTGCAGCAGGGGATCGTGCTCGCCGTCGAGGCCATCGAGGGCACCGATGCCATGCTGGCCCGCTGCGCCGGGCTGGCGCGCCCCGGTTCGGGCGGCGTGCTGGTCAAGGTGAAGAAGCCGCAGCAGGACCGCCGCCTCGACCTGCCCACCATGGGCGTGACGACGGTGGAGAACGCCGCCCGTGCCGGTCTGCGCGGCATCGCCGTCGAGGCCGGCGGCAGCCTGCTGGTGGACCGCGCCGCGGTGGCCGAAGCCGCCGACCGGCTGGGCCTCTTCGTCGTCGGCATCACCGTTTCGTCGGAGCGTCAGCCTTGAGCGATCCGTTGATTTTCCTGATCGCCGGGGAACCCTCCGGCGACGCGCTGGGCGCGCGGCTGATGGCCGCCTGCAAGCGGCTGACCGGCGGGCGGGTGCGCTTCGCCGGCATCGGCGGCGAGAAGATGATCGCCGAAGGGTTGGACAGCCTGTTCCCGATGGGCGAGCTGACCCTGTTCGGGGTGTTCGAACTGCTGCCCCATCTGCCGAACCTGCTGCGTCGCATCGACCAGACGGTTGCGGAGATCCTGCGGCTGCGGCCCGACGCGGTGGTGGGCATCGATTCGCCGGGCTTCACGGTGCGGGTGTCCAAGCGGGTCAAGGCTCAGGCGCCGGACATCCCGCTGATCCATTACGTGGCGCCCACCGTCTGGGCGTGGAAGCCGAAGCGCGCCGCCAAATACGCCGCGGTCTACGATCATCTGCTGGCCATCCTGCCCTTCGAGCCGCCCTATTTCGAGAAGGAAGGGCTTCCCTGCACCTTCGTCGGCCATTCGGTGGTGGAGAGCGGCGCCGGGCATGGCGACGCGCAGCGCTTCCGGGAGACTCATGGGCTGGCAGCGGATGCGCGGATCGTCGCCGTCCTGCCGGGCAGCCGGAAGGGCGAGGTGTCGCGCCTGCTCCCCGACTTCCGCGCCACGCTCGAACGCCTGCTGCCGGCCCATCCGGGGCTGGTCGCCGTGGTGCCGACCGTGGCGACGGTGCGCGACCGCGTCGCGGCGGAGGTCGCGGGTTGGCCGATGCCCACCATCCTCGTCGAGGGCGACGGCCCGAAATACGACGCCTTCGCGGCGGCGGAGGCCGCGCTGGCGGCGTCCGGGACGGTGGCGCTGGAACTGGCGTTGGCCCGTCTGCCGACGGTGATCGCCTACCGCCTAAACCCGGTGACGGTGGCCTTGTACCGGCGGCTGATCCGGGTCAAATACGTCAATCTGGTCAATCTGATGCTCGACCGCATGCTGGTGCCGGAACTGCTTCAGGAGGACTGCCGGCCCGACCGGCTGGCCACCGAACTGGGCCGGCTGCTCGACGATCCCGCCGCCCGCGCCACGCAGATCGACGGGGTGGCCGAGGTGGCGCGCTGGCTGGGGCAGGGCGGAACGCCGCCCAGCGAACGCGCCGCCCAGGTCGTGCTGGAGGTTGCCGCCGGCCAGCCAGATAGGACGAGGCCGGATAAGACGAGAGCGCAAGAATCCGCTTGGGAGAAGAGACCATGAGCCAATTCCGCCTGCTGCACACGATGCTCCGGGTCTATGATCTGGAGAAGTCGCTGGACTTCTACACCCGCCTGCTCGGCATGAAGCTGCTGCGCCGCAACGATTATGAAGGCGGGCGCTTCACGCTGGCCTTCGTCGGCTACGGCGACGAGAAGGACACCGCCGTCCTGGAACTGACCCACAACTGGGATCAGGCGGAGCCCTATGAGATTGGCACCGCCTACGGCCACATCGCGCTGGGCGTGCCGGACATCTACGCCACCTGCGAGCAGCTCGCCAAGGAAGGCGTCAAGATTCCGCGTCCGCCCGGCCCGATGAAGCATGGCACCACCGTGATCGCCTTCATCGAGGACCCGGACGGCTACAAGGTCGAGCTGATCGAGACGAAGTAAGCGTCGTCACAGCGTTTTGTAGAAGAGGACGGTGTCGTGAAAGGCGCCGTCCGCTTCCACCGTGTAGCCGGGGATCAGCCCGGCCCTCCGCCAGCCCGTCGCCTCGTAGAAGGGCTCGCCGCGGTCGCCCTTCAGCGTGTCGAGCACCAGCAGTGACCGCCCCAGACCGCGGGCCGTGTCCTCCACAGCCGCCATCAGCCGTCGCGCGATGCCGTTCCGGCGATGGCGGGTGAAGACGAGCAGCTTCTGCACCTCGGCGCGGTGCGCGCCGTTGGGCTTGGTGCAGAGCGCCAACTGCACGCTTCCCAGCAACTCTCCCTCCGGCCCGCGGGCGATCAGCAGCCGGTGGGCGCCACCCGACAGCAGCCCGGCCACGCCGTCCCAGAAGGCCCGCTTCCAGTGAGGGGCCAGCGGGGCGTGATAGCCGACCGAAGCGCCGCTGTTCACGGCGTCCTCCAGAAGGGCTTCCAGTTCCACGCGCAGGCGGCCGTCATCGAGAGTGGAAATGTCGGTGATGGACAAGGTCATCGTCATGGGAGGTGCCGGGATGGTTCGGTTTCTGCGCCCAAGCCTGCCCGCCGCTCCCCCGGTCCACAATTGACTTCGCAGGGCAGGGGTGTGAGGAATCCTCACATCGTCCTTCAGACACGCCGCCGATGCCACGCCTTCCCTTCACCGCCCTGGCTGCTTTCGAAGCGGCGTCCCGCCACGGCAGCATGACGCGCGCCGCCGACGAGCTTGGCCTGACCCATGGGGCGGTCAGCCGTCAGGTGGGCGATTTGGAGAAGCGGCTGAAGGTCCGCCTGTTCGATCGCACCCCGCAGGGGCTTCACCTGACCGACGCCGGGCGCGACCTCGCGCAGGCCTGCACCGCCGGGCTTGGGCGCGTTCAGGAAAGCTGGGACCGCATCGCTGGCAGCGGGCCGGAACGGCTGCGCATCGCCGCGCCGCGCACCTGGGCGGCCCTGTGGCTGGTGCCGCGGCTGGGGCGTTTCCTGGACGGTCGGCCGGGCCTGCGGCTGGACAT
This window encodes:
- the lpxA gene encoding acyl-ACP--UDP-N-acetylglucosamine O-acyltransferase translates to MSVSIHPTAVVDPAARLGEDVSIGPFCVVGPDVQLGDRVRLTSHVVVEGRTRIGEDSVIYPFASIGHRPQDLKFKGEPSELIIGRNNQIREHVTMSPGTEGGGMVTRVGDNGLFMVGVHVAHDCIVGNNAVLANNATLAGHVELGDFVTIGGLSAVRQFVRIGSHAMIGGMSGVEKDVIPYGLVMGDRARLAGLNLVGLERRGFQKDEIHALRAAYRLLFGNEGTFAERMDEVGRDMGQQTLVADVLTFARASRSLCQPREG
- a CDS encoding LpxI family protein, producing the protein MSQPLPKLGILAGGGTLPARIAAAVRGQGREVFVVAFDGHTDPATVDGLPHLWSRFGAAGSIIDRLKKEKVAELVFAGPVRRPSFTELLPDWYTTKFLAKVGTRALGDDGLLRSVARELEGEGFRVVGLHDLLGELLTPAGPVGRLRPDGEAERDIARAVEVARTLGALDVGQGAVVQQGIVLAVEAIEGTDAMLARCAGLARPGSGGVLVKVKKPQQDRRLDLPTMGVTTVENAARAGLRGIAVEAGGSLLVDRAAVAEAADRLGLFVVGITVSSERQP
- the lpxB gene encoding lipid-A-disaccharide synthase; this encodes MSDPLIFLIAGEPSGDALGARLMAACKRLTGGRVRFAGIGGEKMIAEGLDSLFPMGELTLFGVFELLPHLPNLLRRIDQTVAEILRLRPDAVVGIDSPGFTVRVSKRVKAQAPDIPLIHYVAPTVWAWKPKRAAKYAAVYDHLLAILPFEPPYFEKEGLPCTFVGHSVVESGAGHGDAQRFRETHGLAADARIVAVLPGSRKGEVSRLLPDFRATLERLLPAHPGLVAVVPTVATVRDRVAAEVAGWPMPTILVEGDGPKYDAFAAAEAALAASGTVALELALARLPTVIAYRLNPVTVALYRRLIRVKYVNLVNLMLDRMLVPELLQEDCRPDRLATELGRLLDDPAARATQIDGVAEVARWLGQGGTPPSERAAQVVLEVAAGQPDRTRPDKTRAQESAWEKRP
- the gloA gene encoding lactoylglutathione lyase, whose protein sequence is MSQFRLLHTMLRVYDLEKSLDFYTRLLGMKLLRRNDYEGGRFTLAFVGYGDEKDTAVLELTHNWDQAEPYEIGTAYGHIALGVPDIYATCEQLAKEGVKIPRPPGPMKHGTTVIAFIEDPDGYKVELIETK
- a CDS encoding GNAT family N-acetyltransferase codes for the protein MTMTLSITDISTLDDGRLRVELEALLEDAVNSGASVGYHAPLAPHWKRAFWDGVAGLLSGGAHRLLIARGPEGELLGSVQLALCTKPNGAHRAEVQKLLVFTRHRRNGIARRLMAAVEDTARGLGRSLLVLDTLKGDRGEPFYEATGWRRAGLIPGYTVEADGAFHDTVLFYKTL